One Panicum virgatum strain AP13 chromosome 9K, P.virgatum_v5, whole genome shotgun sequence genomic region harbors:
- the LOC120648833 gene encoding uncharacterized protein LOC120648833 isoform X1, producing the protein MGCTEKKYTQWKTLNLRATGLGRDPNTGCIVADDDWWKEQENAMPGCTSNFRFLPFEHEDQMRIMFEAVIATNETSYVPTGHGNDDEIGEGDVAGNDVAGNDDGEIGGIGTSTERRAGKRAAHHSPKGKKKKTFRDQCMKRLVEAYEIKAQSSKQSATSQVVDLVRDEIGSMLEQVLMMGLRKGVMDTSMLHNFLPRRRTVMSSLH; encoded by the exons ATGGGATGTACTGAAAAAAAGTATACACAATGGAAGACCTTAAACTTGAGAGCCACCGGATTGGGAAGGGATCCCAATACTGGTTGTATTGTTGCTGATGATGATTGGTGGAAGGAACAAGAAAAT GCCATGCCAGGATGTACTTCTAATTTCAGATTTTTACCATTTGAGCATGAGGACCAAATGAGAATAATGTTTGAAGCTGTTATAGCTACAAATGAGACCTCTTATGTTCCAACTGGGCATGGCAATGATGATGAAATTGGGGAGGGTGATGTTGCCGGTAATGATGTTGCTGGTAATGATGATGGAGAGATAGGTGGGATTGGAACTAGTACAGAGAGGAGAGCAGGAAAAAGGGCTGCACATCACTCACCTaagggaaagaagaagaagactttCAGAGACCAATGCATGAAGCGTTTGGTTGAAGCATATGAGATTAAAGCTCAGAGTAGTAAACAGTCTGCTACTTCACAAGTTGTTGATCTTGTTAGAGATGAGATTGGAAGTATGTTGGAGCAAGTCTTAATGATGGGGTTGAGGAAGGGAGTGATGGACACTTCTATGCTACACAACTTCTTACCAAGAAGGAGAACCGTGATGTCTTCATTACACTGA
- the LOC120648833 gene encoding uncharacterized protein LOC120648833 isoform X2 produces MGCTEKKYTQWKTLNLRATGLGRDPNTGCIVADDDWWKEQENAMPGCTSNFRFLPFEHEDQMRIMFEAVIATNETSYVPTGHGNDDEIGEGDVAGNDVAGNDDGEIGGIGTSTERRAGKRAAHHSPKGKKKKTFRDQCMKQFLIPL; encoded by the exons ATGGGATGTACTGAAAAAAAGTATACACAATGGAAGACCTTAAACTTGAGAGCCACCGGATTGGGAAGGGATCCCAATACTGGTTGTATTGTTGCTGATGATGATTGGTGGAAGGAACAAGAAAAT GCCATGCCAGGATGTACTTCTAATTTCAGATTTTTACCATTTGAGCATGAGGACCAAATGAGAATAATGTTTGAAGCTGTTATAGCTACAAATGAGACCTCTTATGTTCCAACTGGGCATGGCAATGATGATGAAATTGGGGAGGGTGATGTTGCCGGTAATGATGTTGCTGGTAATGATGATGGAGAGATAGGTGGGATTGGAACTAGTACAGAGAGGAGAGCAGGAAAAAGGGCTGCACATCACTCACCTaagggaaagaagaagaagactttCAGAGACCAATGCATGA AGCAGTTCTTGATTCCATTATGA